One window from the genome of Microbulbifer sp. ALW1 encodes:
- a CDS encoding O-antigen ligase, with protein sequence MSTTLSAASPQSVSPLKALLRRTFDRPFAIGLLLCSFIWVLPWSRTFQLSVLVLAITAIALLIRDRNSWKPFGIKPWCLMNLLAAAALALSAAGSEYTDKPIELAAFQLILMLAGIPVLLWARNDAIWHKLQLCLLAIIGFWLVDGLFQALVGFDFFGVPRAERLGGYFSHPDKFGYYIAPLCAWVLFAPAVRRLSLPIQSGIYLLCLAVTFFGNTRAGWVAFALISLIWLYTIRQQLRASIGVLCLLAAAALFAGWWIISDPMIGKRIAASIPQSLDMDGLSSVIPVRIQLWAQAWEQFLTSPWLGTGAGNYVLFLPEHWADTHLDQPYAHQVVFEILAGAGIVGCALFLAVLVCFLRIVWHGDYTQVAESRRPLAPMIILLCTWFPLSTHRELFSSEMMVFTWLCIALVIARSNLPQSEQGAASKEISNSDKCEGTTQQ encoded by the coding sequence ATGTCTACCACCTTGTCGGCCGCGTCGCCGCAAAGCGTATCCCCGCTCAAAGCCCTGTTGCGGCGCACTTTCGACCGCCCCTTTGCCATCGGCCTGCTGCTGTGCAGCTTTATCTGGGTGCTGCCCTGGTCACGCACCTTCCAGCTCTCGGTGCTGGTGCTCGCCATTACCGCCATCGCCTTGCTGATTCGCGACCGCAACAGCTGGAAGCCGTTTGGCATCAAGCCCTGGTGCCTGATGAACCTGCTGGCCGCGGCCGCGCTGGCACTTTCTGCGGCGGGTTCGGAATACACCGACAAACCCATTGAACTGGCCGCCTTCCAGCTGATCCTGATGCTTGCGGGAATCCCGGTGCTACTGTGGGCACGGAATGATGCCATATGGCACAAGCTGCAACTGTGTCTGCTCGCCATTATCGGCTTCTGGCTGGTGGATGGGCTCTTCCAGGCGCTGGTGGGCTTCGACTTCTTCGGCGTACCCCGGGCAGAGCGCCTCGGCGGTTACTTCAGCCACCCGGACAAATTCGGCTACTACATAGCCCCGCTCTGCGCTTGGGTACTCTTCGCCCCGGCGGTGCGCAGGCTAAGCCTGCCGATACAGTCTGGAATCTATTTACTGTGCCTCGCGGTCACTTTCTTCGGCAATACCCGCGCTGGCTGGGTGGCCTTTGCCCTGATCAGCCTGATCTGGCTGTACACCATTCGCCAGCAGCTGCGCGCGTCCATCGGTGTGCTGTGCCTGCTCGCGGCAGCCGCACTGTTTGCCGGCTGGTGGATCATCAGCGACCCGATGATCGGCAAGCGTATTGCCGCCAGCATTCCCCAGAGCCTGGATATGGACGGCCTGTCGTCCGTGATTCCGGTACGTATCCAGCTGTGGGCCCAGGCCTGGGAGCAATTCCTCACCTCGCCGTGGCTCGGTACCGGTGCCGGCAACTATGTGCTGTTCCTGCCGGAACACTGGGCAGACACCCACCTGGATCAACCCTACGCACACCAGGTGGTGTTTGAAATTCTCGCCGGCGCCGGCATTGTCGGCTGCGCCCTGTTTCTCGCCGTACTGGTATGCTTTCTGCGTATCGTCTGGCATGGTGACTATACGCAGGTAGCGGAATCCCGGCGCCCGCTGGCTCCAATGATCATACTGCTGTGCACCTGGTTTCCGCTGAGCACCCATCGCGAACTGTTCAGCTCGGAAATGATGGTATTCACCTGGCTGTGTATTGCCCTGGTGATCGCTCGCTCAAACCTCCCACAATCCGAGCAGGGTGCAGCGAGTAAAGAAATCTCCAATTCAGACAAATGTGAAGGAACGACACAGCAATGA
- a CDS encoding mitochondrial fission ELM1 family protein, translating into MLVIWRFIDGNRAHEKQSAALVSGLVQCLGADALDCRVIDCGAVRISLWGGLPAALQSLPRPDFIIGAGHRTHWPVLRARRLCGGRSVVIMQPSLPLSWFDFVIAPEHDRPPALENVILTQGALAEPLPELPLEADRGLLLFGGPSRHFHWDAAKVAAVSERLLQQPLKWVLADSRRTPEGTLEQYVGSGAELVPWQQSSPGWLAEQMARAGHIWITGDSVSMVFEALQSRAQIGVIAQPSRRPRNKIRGAMQRLLDQGLVTEQVEAMSMDASTADARSSREPFNQQISCARALLRRCGIKTIEEHRYG; encoded by the coding sequence GTGCTGGTTATCTGGCGTTTTATTGACGGCAATCGTGCACACGAGAAGCAGAGCGCTGCGTTGGTCAGTGGCCTTGTGCAGTGTCTGGGGGCGGATGCGCTCGATTGCCGGGTGATCGACTGTGGTGCGGTCAGGATATCGCTGTGGGGGGGCTTGCCCGCGGCTCTGCAATCGCTGCCTCGCCCCGACTTCATTATTGGTGCGGGTCATCGCACCCACTGGCCGGTTCTGCGGGCGCGGCGCCTTTGCGGGGGCCGTAGTGTGGTGATCATGCAGCCGAGCCTGCCGCTTTCCTGGTTTGACTTTGTGATTGCACCGGAGCACGACCGGCCCCCGGCGCTGGAGAATGTGATCCTGACCCAGGGCGCACTTGCCGAGCCGTTGCCGGAATTGCCGCTGGAGGCGGATCGCGGGCTATTGCTGTTTGGCGGTCCCAGCCGGCATTTCCATTGGGACGCGGCCAAGGTGGCGGCGGTGTCGGAGCGGCTGCTGCAGCAGCCTCTGAAATGGGTGCTGGCGGATAGCCGCCGCACCCCGGAGGGAACCCTGGAGCAGTATGTGGGCAGCGGGGCCGAGCTGGTGCCCTGGCAGCAGAGTTCCCCGGGATGGCTGGCAGAGCAGATGGCCCGGGCCGGGCATATCTGGATTACCGGCGACAGTGTATCCATGGTGTTCGAGGCGCTGCAGAGCCGGGCGCAGATCGGCGTGATCGCCCAGCCCAGCCGGCGGCCGCGCAACAAAATTCGCGGCGCCATGCAGCGCCTGCTGGATCAGGGGCTGGTGACGGAACAGGTCGAGGCGATGAGCATGGATGCATCCACAGCGGATGCGCGGTCGTCTCGCGAACCCTTCAATCAACAGATAAGCTGTGCGCGCGCACTATTGCGCCGTTGCGGTATCAAAACAATCGAGGAGCACAGGTATGGTTGA
- a CDS encoding glycosyltransferase family 4 protein, whose protein sequence is MVELAEGAQRDKPLRICQLFTSVETGGLEKHVQELSSWQLQNCEAEVYVIAHPRYRAMFPAGVHFLAVNTDRGRRNPLLSFELLRLMRRYRFDLVHAHAAKPAYLMRRLQRWIPGKVVLTRHNVANPKDSLSKHFPHRIAVSQMAVANSALRWQVIPNGTRLPKLGEGYRSVLDSGKPAVISVARLVPAKGIDLLLRAWAQAQVGDAVLYILGDGPLRAELERLGDELQLGERVKFVGFQSHVADWMSVADLMVVASSKEGAPYTVAEALLAGCPLVSTHVGNVAENIPASYLVDIGDTAGLAVKLTSALGDLEQLRDNYSPYFARARERLTLDAMATETMKVYRTALASAPLVTE, encoded by the coding sequence ATGGTTGAGTTGGCGGAAGGGGCACAGCGGGACAAGCCATTGCGAATTTGCCAACTGTTTACCAGTGTAGAAACCGGCGGGCTGGAAAAGCATGTGCAGGAGCTCAGCAGCTGGCAATTGCAGAATTGCGAGGCCGAAGTCTACGTGATTGCCCACCCCCGCTATCGGGCCATGTTTCCCGCCGGGGTCCATTTTCTGGCGGTGAATACCGATCGCGGGCGCCGCAACCCACTACTCAGTTTTGAACTGCTGCGGTTGATGCGTCGCTATCGCTTCGACCTGGTGCACGCCCACGCGGCCAAGCCCGCCTACTTGATGCGCCGTCTACAGCGTTGGATTCCAGGCAAGGTGGTACTGACCCGGCACAATGTGGCCAATCCCAAAGACAGCCTGTCGAAACATTTCCCGCACCGGATTGCGGTGAGTCAGATGGCGGTGGCCAATTCAGCGCTGCGTTGGCAGGTGATCCCCAATGGCACCCGGTTGCCGAAGCTCGGTGAGGGTTACCGATCCGTGCTGGACAGTGGCAAACCGGCGGTGATTTCCGTTGCGCGCCTGGTGCCGGCCAAGGGAATTGATCTTCTGCTTCGGGCCTGGGCCCAGGCGCAGGTCGGGGATGCGGTGCTGTATATCCTCGGCGATGGCCCGCTGCGCGCGGAGCTGGAACGGCTTGGGGATGAGTTGCAGCTGGGGGAGCGTGTGAAGTTCGTCGGGTTCCAATCCCATGTTGCCGACTGGATGTCGGTGGCGGATCTGATGGTCGTCGCCTCAAGCAAGGAGGGCGCGCCTTATACCGTGGCCGAGGCGCTGCTGGCGGGCTGCCCGTTGGTTTCCACCCATGTGGGCAATGTGGCCGAAAATATTCCGGCGTCCTACCTGGTCGACATCGGCGATACTGCCGGGCTCGCAGTAAAACTGACGTCGGCGCTGGGGGACCTGGAACAGCTGCGGGACAATTACAGCCCTTATTTTGCCCGCGCCCGCGAGCGCCTGACCCTGGATGCGATGGCGACGGAAACCATGAAAGTGTACCGGACCGCACTGGCGTCAGCGCCATTAGTGACAGAATGA
- a CDS encoding YrbL family protein, with amino-acid sequence MIDLREQRPFASGGNRHCYRHPEHPERCIKVMIPGRVGELRARAPWYKKLFGDDQFDDNAREREGYHQKALKNAAADSIVWQHLPRWYGIEDTSAGPGSVSELILDSSGEPAMTLERYLQLYGLDETIRRALSEFADWLRLSGVMTKNLLPHNLVIRETRENPRLVLIDGLGRSAFLPFAEIFEGSRNRYLERRIKRMWARVEWETSDRAMTWEEAEDISRRR; translated from the coding sequence TTGATTGATCTGAGAGAGCAGCGTCCCTTCGCCTCCGGTGGCAACCGCCACTGCTACCGCCATCCCGAACACCCGGAGCGCTGCATCAAGGTGATGATTCCGGGGCGTGTTGGGGAACTGCGTGCGCGAGCCCCCTGGTACAAGAAACTGTTCGGGGACGACCAGTTTGATGACAACGCGCGCGAGCGCGAGGGCTACCACCAGAAAGCATTAAAAAACGCGGCCGCAGACAGCATCGTCTGGCAACACCTGCCGCGCTGGTACGGTATCGAGGACACTAGCGCGGGCCCAGGATCCGTTTCCGAGCTAATACTGGACAGCAGTGGTGAACCGGCAATGACCCTGGAGCGCTACCTCCAACTCTACGGCCTGGATGAAACCATTCGCCGCGCGCTCAGCGAGTTTGCGGACTGGCTGCGATTGTCGGGAGTGATGACCAAGAACCTGCTGCCCCACAATCTGGTCATCCGCGAGACGCGGGAAAATCCCCGACTGGTGCTGATCGATGGCCTTGGTCGGTCCGCCTTCCTGCCGTTTGCCGAAATTTTCGAGGGCTCCCGGAATCGCTATCTGGAGCGCAGAATCAAGCGCATGTGGGCGCGGGTGGAGTGGGAAACCTCAGACCGCGCAATGACCTGGGAAGAAGCAGAGGACATCAGTCGCCGGCGCTGA
- a CDS encoding glycosyltransferase family 4 protein has translation MKVIQLLPALNSGGVERGTLDLARALVHAGHESIVISSGGRLVKQLEMEGSRHITLPVHKKSLTSLCQVRPLRRLIRDLQPDILHLRSRVPAWLTYLAWKKLDPKTRPRLVSTAHGLYSINRYSAIMARTEQVIAISDCVKRYLLDNYSSDLRAEPQVIYRGVDTREFSPELPVPADWQETTLGEFPELRDRRWLLLPGRLTRWKGQEDFIHMIAELTGSGGDGKYQDIQGIILGGAEKNKEHYADELQALASELGVRDRITFTGHRSDIREWYRQSTLVYNLSKTPEPFGRTVIEAAAMGTPIIGYDIGGPAESLRACFPDGLVENGNREQLLATTRRLLAQTGAARLSPELPPEFSPKLSPELPSEFTLDHMVARTLALYQQLLAEGANTGKSSTGN, from the coding sequence TTGAAAGTCATCCAGCTATTGCCCGCCCTCAACTCCGGCGGCGTAGAAAGGGGCACCCTGGACCTGGCCCGTGCCCTGGTGCACGCCGGTCACGAATCCATCGTTATTTCCAGCGGCGGACGTCTGGTCAAACAGTTGGAAATGGAAGGCAGCCGGCACATCACCCTGCCGGTGCACAAAAAATCGCTGACCAGCCTCTGCCAGGTGCGCCCCCTGCGACGCCTGATCCGGGACCTACAGCCGGATATCCTGCACCTGCGCTCCCGGGTACCCGCCTGGCTCACTTACCTCGCGTGGAAAAAGCTCGACCCGAAGACGCGACCGCGACTGGTGAGCACCGCCCACGGCCTTTACTCCATCAATCGCTACAGCGCGATCATGGCCCGGACCGAGCAGGTCATCGCCATTTCCGATTGCGTCAAACGCTACCTGCTGGACAATTATTCGTCAGACCTGCGGGCAGAGCCGCAAGTGATCTACCGCGGTGTGGACACCCGCGAGTTCTCACCGGAGCTGCCGGTGCCCGCGGACTGGCAGGAAACCACACTGGGTGAATTCCCCGAGCTGCGCGACCGCCGCTGGCTGCTTTTGCCAGGGCGCCTGACCCGCTGGAAGGGACAGGAAGATTTTATTCACATGATTGCCGAACTGACGGGCAGCGGCGGGGACGGAAAATATCAGGATATACAGGGCATCATTCTCGGCGGTGCGGAAAAAAACAAAGAGCACTACGCCGACGAACTCCAAGCGCTGGCCAGCGAGCTGGGCGTTCGGGACAGGATCACGTTTACCGGCCACCGCAGCGATATCCGCGAATGGTACCGACAATCCACCTTGGTCTATAACCTGTCGAAAACCCCGGAGCCGTTCGGGCGCACCGTGATAGAAGCGGCGGCCATGGGCACGCCGATAATCGGCTATGACATTGGCGGTCCAGCCGAATCCCTGCGCGCCTGCTTTCCAGATGGCCTGGTGGAGAATGGCAACCGCGAACAATTACTGGCAACAACCCGCAGATTACTGGCACAGACAGGGGCAGCGCGGCTCTCCCCTGAACTCCCTCCTGAGTTCTCCCCTAAGCTCTCCCCAGAGCTACCCTCAGAGTTCACCCTCGATCACATGGTCGCACGCACCCTGGCCCTGTATCAGCAGCTGCTGGCAGAAGGAGCCAATACCGGGAAATCCAGTACCGGAAATTAG
- the waaA gene encoding lipid IV(A) 3-deoxy-D-manno-octulosonic acid transferase has protein sequence MRHIYTWFFRLSLPLMLLHLWWRGRADPAYRKRWSERFGLVPSRPGARRRWRERFGVVPDRASRAPLIWIHSVSVGETLAAIPLIEALAARHTQWQWLVTTTTPTGSQRVHDALEPLLNGRLLHYYMPFDLPECLSPFVDALRPNILVSMETELWPNLLAVCSSRNMPSILVNGRLSAKSARGYGHFAGLSRSMLNHLTLILAQYPADAERFIELGMPAERVTAVGNIKFDLHIGSGLISEAQALSHQWRGNSRRPVWLAASTHAGEDELVLAAYEILRRDFPDLLLVLVPRHPVRFDGVARLCREQNLSAVRRSDGVAPGANDQVLLGDTMGELLRFYGACDVAFVGGSLVPVGGHNMIEPAAWGVPIVCGPHLHNFSTVSALMRESGGLVVAEDPAQMAAEVGVWLGDPERRMAAGNSAREVAAQNSGALARTVDEIEVLMRG, from the coding sequence ATGCGCCACATTTACACATGGTTTTTCCGCCTCTCCCTGCCGTTGATGCTGCTGCATCTGTGGTGGCGTGGCCGGGCCGACCCGGCTTACCGCAAGCGCTGGAGTGAGCGTTTTGGGCTGGTACCTTCCCGGCCCGGTGCCCGCCGCCGCTGGCGCGAGCGCTTTGGTGTGGTACCGGACCGCGCCAGCCGTGCGCCGCTGATCTGGATTCACTCGGTTTCGGTGGGAGAAACTCTCGCCGCCATTCCCCTGATTGAAGCCCTGGCCGCTCGTCACACACAGTGGCAGTGGCTGGTGACTACTACCACCCCAACCGGCTCCCAGCGCGTGCACGATGCCCTGGAGCCACTGCTCAATGGGCGCCTGCTGCACTACTACATGCCGTTCGATTTGCCCGAGTGCCTGTCGCCGTTTGTGGATGCTCTGCGCCCGAATATTCTGGTCAGTATGGAAACGGAACTGTGGCCGAACCTGCTGGCGGTGTGCAGCAGTCGCAATATGCCGTCGATCTTGGTCAATGGCCGCCTGAGCGCCAAGTCAGCGCGGGGATACGGTCACTTTGCCGGTCTGAGCCGCAGTATGCTGAATCACCTAACCCTGATACTGGCGCAGTACCCGGCAGATGCGGAGCGCTTTATTGAACTGGGGATGCCGGCGGAGCGGGTGACCGCGGTGGGCAATATCAAGTTTGACCTGCATATCGGGTCTGGCCTGATCAGCGAGGCTCAGGCGCTGTCGCACCAGTGGCGAGGGAATAGCCGCCGGCCGGTGTGGCTGGCAGCGAGTACCCATGCGGGGGAAGACGAGCTGGTGCTGGCGGCTTACGAGATCCTGCGCCGGGATTTCCCGGATCTGCTGCTGGTGCTGGTGCCGAGACATCCGGTGCGCTTCGATGGTGTGGCCCGCCTGTGCCGCGAGCAGAACTTGAGTGCCGTGCGACGCAGTGACGGCGTGGCTCCCGGCGCGAACGATCAGGTGCTGCTGGGGGATACCATGGGTGAACTGCTGCGTTTTTACGGTGCCTGCGATGTCGCCTTTGTCGGGGGCAGTCTGGTGCCTGTCGGCGGGCACAATATGATCGAGCCGGCGGCCTGGGGCGTTCCTATTGTGTGCGGGCCGCACCTGCACAATTTCAGTACCGTGTCCGCGCTGATGCGGGAGTCCGGTGGTCTGGTGGTGGCTGAAGACCCGGCGCAGATGGCCGCCGAAGTCGGAGTCTGGCTCGGCGACCCGGAGCGTCGCATGGCCGCGGGCAACAGTGCGCGGGAAGTGGCGGCGCAGAACAGCGGTGCGCTGGCGCGCACGGTGGATGAAATTGAAGTGTTGATGCGGGGGTGA
- a CDS encoding glycosyltransferase family A protein, translated as MPSNSDHTDSPSVDLKKHWSDPIVSRFLRLAASGWVPASLFQKPLPGKEQRAARSGKLDIEIVSHCWQYSHFLIYQLSSLALFPPTKATVTMTVYYNGEDTRTAAVLDFFAKQEVPGVTWNWCELPKESLYRRAIGRNQAALATKADWIWFTDCDLMFREQCIDQLAEQLQGRNDSLVFPLRERITSLLEDDDPMLNFDPQDLRVIDIDDSLFVEQTRDRATGPLQIAHGDIARAGGYCDSLAYYQRPAASWCKAHEDRAFRWLLGTQGEPLDIPGVYRIRHISKGRYTGSKLNTQIRSSVRKATDKH; from the coding sequence ATGCCAAGTAATTCTGATCACACTGATTCTCCCAGCGTCGACCTGAAAAAACACTGGTCTGATCCCATCGTCAGCCGTTTCCTGCGTCTCGCCGCCAGCGGCTGGGTGCCCGCCTCGCTGTTTCAAAAACCACTGCCGGGAAAAGAGCAACGCGCAGCGCGCAGTGGCAAGCTGGATATTGAAATCGTCAGCCACTGCTGGCAGTACTCCCACTTCCTGATTTACCAGTTGAGCTCCCTGGCACTCTTTCCGCCCACAAAAGCCACCGTGACCATGACGGTGTACTACAACGGCGAAGACACCCGCACCGCCGCCGTACTCGACTTTTTCGCCAAGCAAGAGGTGCCCGGGGTGACCTGGAACTGGTGTGAGCTGCCGAAGGAATCCCTGTACCGCCGCGCGATCGGCCGCAATCAGGCGGCCCTGGCCACCAAGGCCGACTGGATCTGGTTTACCGATTGCGACCTGATGTTCCGCGAGCAGTGCATCGACCAGCTGGCGGAGCAGCTGCAGGGCCGCAACGACAGCCTGGTGTTCCCCCTGCGCGAGCGCATCACCTCGCTGCTGGAGGATGACGACCCCATGCTGAACTTCGATCCGCAGGATTTGCGGGTCATCGATATCGACGACTCGCTGTTTGTGGAGCAAACCCGCGACCGCGCTACTGGTCCACTGCAGATTGCCCACGGCGATATCGCCCGCGCCGGCGGCTACTGCGACAGCTTGGCTTACTACCAAAGGCCGGCGGCCAGCTGGTGCAAGGCCCACGAGGACCGCGCCTTTCGCTGGCTGCTGGGGACCCAGGGTGAGCCGTTGGATATCCCAGGGGTTTACCGTATCCGCCATATCAGCAAAGGCCGCTATACCGGCAGCAAGCTGAACACCCAGATTCGCAGCAGCGTGCGCAAAGCGACCGACAAACACTAG
- a CDS encoding glycosyltransferase family 2 protein — protein MLSGPDFPPGNARFSAWQHTESHSPINHANQPQKPMKLSVIMTTYNSPEWLEKVLWGYSCQTEQALEVIVADDGSRSDTAELVARLREETGLDIRHVWQKDDGFRKCRILNKAILEARGDYIVFTDGDCIPRADFLEVHKRRAERGYFLSGSYFKLPMSTSEAITRDDILSGRCFDFQWLREHGLKARRKTLKLRATPRWAPLLNRITPTACNLKGSNASAWRDDILKVNGFDERMAWGGLDREFGVRLENAGIKPRHVRFDAVCVHLDHPRGYADPEIVARNKALRLRVAKERIIETPQGIRQLLDAGYQPGTKNGGLTD, from the coding sequence ATGCTCAGCGGCCCCGATTTCCCGCCCGGCAATGCCCGATTCTCCGCCTGGCAGCACACCGAGTCACACTCTCCCATCAACCACGCCAACCAACCGCAGAAGCCCATGAAACTGTCTGTCATCATGACCACGTACAACTCCCCCGAATGGCTGGAAAAAGTGCTGTGGGGATACAGTTGCCAAACCGAACAGGCTCTGGAAGTGATTGTTGCCGATGACGGCTCCCGTAGTGACACCGCCGAACTGGTCGCGCGCCTGCGGGAGGAGACGGGACTGGATATTCGCCATGTCTGGCAGAAAGATGACGGCTTCCGCAAATGCCGCATCCTCAACAAGGCCATTCTCGAGGCTCGCGGTGACTATATTGTGTTCACCGACGGCGACTGCATACCGCGGGCGGACTTTCTGGAAGTACACAAACGCCGTGCCGAGCGGGGCTACTTCCTCTCCGGCAGCTACTTCAAGTTGCCCATGAGCACCAGCGAAGCCATCACCCGGGACGACATCCTGTCCGGGCGCTGCTTCGATTTCCAGTGGCTCAGGGAGCACGGCCTGAAGGCCCGGCGCAAGACCCTGAAACTCCGCGCAACGCCGCGCTGGGCGCCGCTGCTCAACCGCATCACCCCCACCGCCTGCAACCTCAAGGGCTCCAATGCCTCTGCCTGGCGGGACGACATCCTCAAGGTGAATGGCTTCGACGAGCGCATGGCCTGGGGCGGACTGGACCGGGAATTCGGGGTGCGCCTTGAGAACGCCGGCATCAAGCCCCGCCATGTGCGCTTTGATGCCGTCTGCGTACACCTGGACCACCCCCGCGGCTACGCCGACCCGGAAATCGTTGCCCGCAACAAGGCCCTGCGCCTGCGGGTGGCCAAAGAGCGCATCATTGAAACACCCCAGGGGATTCGCCAGTTGCTGGATGCCGGTTATCAACCGGGGACAAAAAACGGCGGGCTGACAGACTGA
- a CDS encoding glycosyltransferase family A protein, with the protein MHIFVFSYNRGPFLENCISSIEDCAPQCQLTVIDDGSDDPETRRVLAEIAKRHQVIDKTAESGHKLGGLYANMQAAFEMAADDALICFLQDDTQMVRRLSDEDIQELRQNFADQPDLGFISPAFVRGISLKKAANQDFRFDRERGFWFWYPRKRSTGTWFSALLIADPRRLRQVDWSFEVGESVNNRKAAKIFCRMARMRAPFSMWLPNGRAYRGKQKSLALRFGEWSRRCGLYPLEIMTDQQAENLKLADPARLPVAEEFLKPTRGALKTPWAYDPMQGAGWLKLLDRLERKLRGLFR; encoded by the coding sequence ATGCATATTTTTGTCTTTTCCTACAATCGCGGCCCGTTTCTCGAAAACTGCATCAGCTCCATCGAAGACTGTGCGCCGCAATGCCAGCTGACGGTCATTGACGATGGCAGCGATGATCCGGAGACCCGCCGTGTGCTGGCGGAGATTGCCAAGCGGCACCAGGTGATCGACAAAACTGCCGAGAGTGGCCACAAACTCGGTGGCCTCTACGCCAATATGCAGGCGGCCTTTGAAATGGCCGCTGACGATGCCCTTATCTGCTTTCTGCAGGATGACACCCAGATGGTGCGCCGGCTATCCGATGAGGATATTCAGGAGCTGCGGCAGAACTTTGCGGATCAGCCGGACCTGGGGTTCATTTCACCGGCATTTGTACGCGGTATTTCCCTGAAAAAAGCGGCCAACCAGGATTTCCGTTTCGATCGTGAGCGCGGCTTCTGGTTCTGGTATCCGCGCAAGCGCTCAACCGGGACCTGGTTCTCCGCACTGCTGATTGCCGACCCCCGGCGCCTGCGCCAGGTGGACTGGTCTTTCGAGGTGGGTGAATCGGTAAACAACCGCAAGGCCGCGAAAATTTTCTGCCGCATGGCGCGGATGCGCGCTCCCTTCTCCATGTGGCTGCCGAACGGCCGCGCCTATCGCGGCAAACAGAAATCCCTGGCCCTGCGCTTTGGTGAATGGTCCCGGCGCTGCGGCCTCTACCCGCTGGAGATCATGACGGATCAGCAGGCGGAGAATCTCAAGCTGGCGGATCCTGCCCGGTTGCCGGTGGCTGAAGAGTTCCTCAAACCTACCCGTGGCGCGCTCAAGACGCCCTGGGCCTATGACCCGATGCAGGGGGCCGGTTGGCTCAAGCTGCTGGATCGCCTGGAGCGCAAATTGCGCGGACTTTTTCGCTGA
- a CDS encoding 3-deoxy-D-manno-octulosonic acid kinase has product MGYRQFKNKLATVIYDDALVDANCEQLFQREWLQQNSNGALVERGKAVMFSYRGLELVFKRYHRGGLAGRLVEKTYLYSRLPNTRVWREFNMLAAMRKLGLPVPRPVAARCVSLPPLGYRAALITERVADSKTLTETLCEKPLDNALWQKLGALIARFHRANVYHADLNASNILLTGGDEIYLIDFDKGVIRKHLSRQDAQSNVSRLRRSLDKLQGRHPTFYFSEENWQALTQAYQRAMDCESA; this is encoded by the coding sequence GTGGGGTATCGGCAATTCAAAAATAAACTGGCGACTGTCATTTATGACGATGCGCTGGTGGATGCCAATTGCGAGCAGCTGTTCCAGCGGGAATGGCTTCAGCAGAACAGCAATGGTGCGCTGGTGGAGCGCGGCAAAGCGGTGATGTTTAGCTACCGCGGGCTGGAACTGGTGTTCAAGCGCTATCACCGCGGTGGCCTCGCCGGGCGCCTGGTCGAAAAGACGTACCTGTACAGTCGTTTACCCAACACTCGTGTGTGGCGGGAGTTCAATATGCTGGCGGCGATGCGCAAGCTGGGACTGCCGGTGCCGCGCCCGGTGGCGGCCCGTTGTGTCAGTCTGCCACCGCTGGGCTACCGTGCTGCGCTGATTACCGAGCGGGTAGCGGACTCGAAAACCCTGACCGAAACCCTGTGCGAAAAGCCGCTGGATAACGCCCTCTGGCAAAAACTGGGTGCATTGATCGCACGCTTTCACCGCGCGAATGTTTACCACGCAGATCTCAACGCCAGCAATATTCTGTTGACGGGCGGTGACGAGATTTACTTGATCGACTTCGATAAAGGGGTCATCCGCAAACATCTCTCCCGCCAAGATGCGCAGTCCAATGTATCCCGCCTGCGGCGCTCACTGGACAAGCTCCAGGGGCGTCACCCCACTTTTTATTTTTCGGAAGAAAACTGGCAGGCGCTGACCCAGGCCTACCAGCGCGCTATGGACTGCGAAAGCGCATAG